From Arachis hypogaea cultivar Tifrunner chromosome 3, arahy.Tifrunner.gnm2.J5K5, whole genome shotgun sequence:
taggaagtgtgtggtccatgacatgttgaggtaggtgcgacacgtgtgacaattacaccatgacttaatcttggagctaaagatgaagaaggaaaagatgaaaaagaagactgtgaaggtgaagaaggagagtatgaatgttagggttatgcgagatatgatacaAATTGGAGAAGAACGGTATTATTTTCGAATAAAGAGGTCAGGGATCATTTTATCCTttattagagttgtcagggatcattttgtcccatATTAAAGATTTTAGGAATCATTTTGTCTTCTATTAGAGTTGACGGAGTCAAAAACCTAAGTGACTGATGGAATTAATTATTAgagaccaatcgagtaattaattttaattaaaaattaaaatgtcttatttaaaaatttttaaaaaccaaaATGGATATATACTCAGTAATATAATTATATGACATGAGGTGGGACTTTGATTTGAGATAAGGATGCTGGTGTTGatattcgttttttttttaaaaaaaaaagcaaaagaaaaagtaaataccTTTTGAAATACAATGATTAGCACCATATTAACTTATTTAAGAATCCAAGGGACCAATAACTATAGATGTGGGTGTCTAGTATTTACAAGAGTGTCCCTTagataaagatattaaaaatattttttttaaatattttttaaaaattaaaatttaatacatataatcaattaaattatattatttttattaaaattagatcggACAAATCAGTTTagcaaaaaattaatataaattttaaaccggtataaattaatatttttttataaaaatttactataatatttttattataaaatacaaataaaatatttttattatatatatatatatattaattttaaaaactttaaattttaacccTATAACGACAGAGAAGAAGATGACTAGattagaattttcaaaattaatatatatataataaaagtattttagtcattttatataataaggatattatagtcatttaaaaaataatattaatttaagccgattcaaaatttgattcattattttttcgatcaaattaatttgtttgacctaattttgacaaaaataacataaattaaataattatatatattaaattttaattattaaaaaatatctttaaaaaaagacgttttatacGTTTTCATGGAACATCTCCCTTTACAAGATATACCTAAACACAGTACATCTAAGCGAAAAAAGTCAAGCGTTTTTTTACTatcttaatattatttttattttgtctttttaatATTACTAGTTCTAATACTAATGAAAAAGTTCTCAATTTATAAGATTATCCTAGAACCAAAACATGAGTTAaactgtttttctttttattccaaaAAAGTTATTGTAAATAAAGATCatgttaatatatcaaaattagttattggtgtagaatacatattaaaatataaaatatacattaaaaataaattaaattataatatatctataaaaaatatataataattaattgtaatgtacacataatatttttatgtagATAATTTGTTAAATCTTGTTAGCATATgttttaagaatatatttaaaaaatattataaaaaaataatttacaaaaagtaattaattttttttcaattttcaatttattgaatacattaaaaataaataatatattactatTAAACTATACCTTTAACATTTTGTTTGGTTTAAAAGAatttagaagaaaagaaaatgaaagagaagaaaatggatgaaaaaattaatttttcattatttggataaaaaaattaatgaaaaatataaaagtacATGTAGGGTCATATTAaaattttctctccaaaattgagaagaaaatttAGATTGgagtaaaaaaattagtaaaattacaAATTTGTCATTATAATATTGATATATTATAATTTGTAAAAGGTATTAATGTAATTTCATTTAGGTatgattttctcttttttatttttccttcgatctaaacaaaaagaaatttctttctactttctttctttctattttctcttcattcaaacaactaaaaaaaaaataattttttcttctatttttttccccattttctttccatctatttttcattttggatCCAAACAAAGTATAAAATACAAGATAACTAAATCCTAATTTGATATATCATTTTTTACTTTTACTTGCTTCCATAGTTCCATACTTCCATTATTGTCTGTTTTGCTTTGCCTGAGATCCGTGTCACAAGTCGGATCCCAAAATTTTCCCATCAACATATATCTTACTGTCAAAAACTCCGTTGGTGACAGAAAGCAAAACAAAGAGAACGCGTTATCGGCATTGATGATTTGTCGCATAATGTAGTACCCTTTTGCTCCTTTTCTTTGTAAAGGGTCCACACGTGACACCGTCAAAACTTGATGACCAGATAAGATAAGTACTTCCAATAAAGGTAAATATACCAATGAAATACAATTTGCCACAAAATCCACATACTCAATAGAAGGAAAATGATTAAACGAATGGAAGGGACATACTTGGTGGCATGCATGCATCTTATCTTCATACATAACCTTGTATTTTCGTTtatgaaagataaaaaaagaaatgaatCCCTTCTCGTTAGTGGAGGATGTACGTTCTACTTTAATTTCCATAATTCCATCACATATAGTTTTAGTTGCTTGccataattttgtatttttatcaagTAATTCTGTAATTGTTAGGCACGAAGGAAGCAAATAAAACCGCACTATACTGCACTAGCTTATAGTGCTTTAAGCCACAAAACATGGATATAGCACTAAGAAAAATCGAGATGACAAGATCTTCACATCTGTACTTTCAGTATACGATACAGATTCGGTTTCAAACAAAATCTCAAATTCAATGGTCttagataagaaaaataatttaaaaaattcctATGCCAAATTTCTTAAAAGGAAAACAACATCAATTCTGAATTGTTCACTCCGTAAAGTGCCAAAGTACTTGACATTATTCTTTGTCCGTATGTGAAACGAGACACACCACCTTGCTTTGAACCCACCAGACACAAACAAAAGAACTTAATGGCTCATCGTGCAGACGTACGAAATTGCTAAAGCAAATTATATCATTCTCCTTCTTCAGAGATCAGACCCAAACGGCAGTTGCAATTTCACGATAGCGAAAATACATAACATGAAAACAATGGCTACAAAACTTTAACCTAAAATCGAATAGTAGTCTCATTTCTACAATGATTTCTGACCCCCTTctatatagaaaaaaaagggtcaccaaaaaaaaaaagggctaGCCGTTTGCTACTACTTATCCATATTATTATGTTGTGGCTCTTGCTCCATCTCCACCACCGTGACTACAACTAtaccatttatttatttatttacatacaaAAACTATATATAACttctatattatatttttttccgaaaaaaatgaaaattacatTTAAAATCTGGCATTCTCAAATCCGTGCAGGTCACTGACTCTATTCATGGACTTTCTCATCTTAGCCAATTTTGCAAGTCGCTCTGCGGCTCGCCAAGCTGACATTGGCGTAAATGGCTCCAGCTTCTCTTCCAAGCAATTGTTTGCACACGACTTTTGACTCTGAATTTGGCGCTTCAGCTGGCTTTGTTCAGCTTCAAGCCATTGCAGGAACTCATTGTCTTTGGCGCAATTTGAATCACGGCTTGGCTGAATCAGCAGGTCTCGAGCTGATGAGAGCAAGCGAACGGCTCCAGCCAAATCATTTTTAGCCGACAATTGTCTCGAGTCGGCTACAGCTCGACTGCTGATGTGGAGGCTTCTCAGCCGTTCTATTGTTGTATCCGAAGATCCAACGGCATGGGGACGCGGAACACTGACGGCACGCTCCTTTGAATGAACAAGCTCTTGGGTGAAGGGGTCGCGGTGTGAGCAACGTACGGAAATGATGTGGTGGTAGGTCCCACGGGCGATGGTTCCGGCTGGGACTCTAAACTCCACCACTAACTCCCTCTCCTCTTCGGCGTGGAGATCTCCAATGACGACGGAATCCGGTGAGAGAACGAGAACACCCGCAGAAACAGAATACACGGCAGCAATCTCCGTTGGCGATGAACGCGACGACACTCTCAATTCGAGTTTAAGGTCCTGAGCTGCCAAATTCAACACATTCCCTACTCGCTGAGCCAGCGCGCTATCCTGCCAACACGCGCAGTTGCGATCTGCTATTTCAAGATGAGAGAAACTCGTGACAGATAACGGGCGGTCCTCACTATCGTTCGAGATGAGCACGATCTTTCCAACGGGATTCTTCTCCCTCCGGTCTTCCAGAACCTTTGCGGCCTTCTTCAGGGCGTCGTTCCTCGCCGGAGCTCGGCCGCGGCTCCGCTCTACTGCAGCAAGAGCGTCCACGACTCGGCGCGCGGCCCTCTGGCCCTTTCCGGCCATCCTCCGCAATGGAAACAGCCGCTTGGATCCGCCGGAGAACGCCACGACAGAGAGACGGTCGGTGGAGCCGAGCGACGATATCACGACTCGCATCGCACGCTTGAGCGCTCGAAGGTCCTCGGCGGACGAGACCCCGCCGACGTCGATCACCGCTACCAGATCAATCGGCTGACGAGGTGCCGCCGAATCACACGCCGGAGCCTTCACCTTGAGAACAGCGACGTAGGTATCATAGCTTCTGTTAGAAGCAACAATAGCAGCTTCCGGTGACAAGCACACTTCAACCGTTCTTCTGGTTTTCAACGGCGAAGATGGGGACACGTGGAAGCCTGGAAAATGCGTTGATACTTGATTTTCTTCGTCTTCGTTTTCTTCTCCGGATTCAGGTATGGGGACGAAGGCCGAAACAGAGGTTGGAGAGGCAAGTGGCTCGTCGTCGTTGTAGAGCTTAACGGACGGCGTCGTTTTGGCGTGTTGGTTGTGGTGCGGCGGGGTGTTTTTATCTGCTACGGTAAGCTGCTTCCAGGTGGCACTGCATACGGGGCACGTGAGGAGCTGGCGCATCCTCACGTGAGCAGCGATGCATGGGAAGTGAAAGGTGTGAGAGCATTCCGCTGTGAAAATTGCGGTTCCTTGTCCAGCTTTGACCCCCTGCGTACATATTCCACATCGgttctgaaaaataacaacagaacgTTAGAATTATACTAAAAGAGTAATAAATAATGAAGCGTGATTCTGGTGTGTTATTAAATTGGTACCTTGGAAAGGCGTAAGGTGGATTTGAGAAGGTATGAGAAAGTTGAGGGAGTAAGTGTAACAGTGGTGTTGTTGGTCAATTGGAGTTGACTGGGGCTGTTGGGAAGGGAGCAAGTAGTTCGGCATTCAAGTTTGGGGCTGTAAGAATCTGAGTTTGGAGTTGATGGGTTGGAATAAAAAGTGAGGTTGGGATCGTGCTTGTGGGTTAATGCATTGGCTTTGGGCATGGATGTGCAAAACGTCTTTCTCCACCCTGTTACCATTCTTCTTCAGACTCAGCTGGATGACTAGACTCACACAACActtttcttcttttatctccctatttttcttttctttttctcttctctatgCCTTCCTATACTTCCCTACCGTCctctatttatataataatattcaaTGTTTAGatgccaaaaaaataaaaaaaaattgtgtgaatcctacttaaaattttttttcatccaTTACAATttatgaaaacaaaaaaagaataattatcttttgtatatttataatattacccatagttatattattattaatagttaTCAATTTTAGtttaatacttttaatatattattataatagatattcatatttaaatattatatatattagataaatatttaaatcaaatatataaaattataatattttaaataataataaaatacaataaaatataaataaataacaataattatatttttattttattataagaatattaatgtaattttatatcataatgattttttcaatttttttcattcaaacaaaaaaaattttctttttattcattttctctttgttacggtgggtaaccggagattaatagaatGGATGACGTTGGTTGGCCCAATTGTCTGCAGAGGGTGGCTTTCGAGTAGGTTCGTTCACtggagcctccttccgacttgtgtACGTGAgtaaatggggggtggtacctgcaaagacactccgatgcctaagttagcaagggtgttagcaggtctagagagtattgggcttagagatacctgaggggtgtcagcgtatttatagtggtgagccaataaccaccgttggagtagtgccgtatcttttgggtgttaaccgtccctttatcttagggaggttaagatatggcttaaTGAAGCGGTTAAAGAGATTTTAGGAGCGgtcactcatttgaatgagtgtttatctgccagctaatctcatgtccgacttctttagagtaTGTCGTAGTCAACACCGACTTCTTATATGAAAGTCGGTGCTTAGCTAGGCTTAATTCTTCGGTTTAGGCCTTTTATTTGAACCTGGGCCTTTATCATTgggctagggtatgaacagtgcccctacttgagcccaagatCTCTTTAGGGCttgggttcaagtatttaactcgagttcgtagccgactttcttggaggaaacacgggtttttaaaccgacgtgattttcgcgaccttttgtttctgacagttacgtctattcaagcgtcgtgtccgttagggatgcatttagggattgatggctttggtaacggtgcactctcattaatgattgctccgtttttaccattatgccccttagcatgtttataaatactttccctctctttcatttttccgtttctgcaatctttcaaatttcttctttctttgttcttcattcatTCGTACTGCGTTCTCGTGCTCCGGAGACTTCTGCTTCTTCCAACCTTCATTTTTGGAAAGAGgttagtttcttttttctttttcgcaCTTTTCGTATGACTTTACTTTGTAGAAAAATAGGTTTGTGGACTTTTGCTTGGTTCCTTTTCTCCTCTCTAGAGacctttgtttttgattttttcttttctttttccctttgtaGGTTTCCTCATTTTTCCTTAGAGAAAGAAAATGGCCTCCGTAGATTGGGTTGATGTTACTGTTCTAGGGGAGGAGCCGTTGGTTGATGCGGAGTTTATTACTCATCTTCGCACCCACCACCGGCTCTGTACTTCGGATGAGGATGAGCCTAAGTACGAATTGCTTGTCCCTGGTTCAGAGGACCGAGTTTGTCATGGGAGAGCCAACGGAACGGCTCCCCATTTCTTCTTTATGAGTGCATGATCACCCGTCTGGGCGTCTTTCTACCCTTTTCAGATTTTGAGGTGTCTGTTTTGCAGCATTGTCGGGTTGCccctacccaacttcaccccaactcctggggtttcttgaaaatttatcaatttattagccaTGCTCTGGATTTCCCGACCTCTCTGAAAatctttttccatctttttcatatgaccaagcCTTTTAGCGGGCTGAACAATAAACAACAATGGGTttccttccgagccatacaaggtcggaggatttttaccctttctgatgaatcttttcatgactttaaaaatttctttttcaaagtgcaagctgtagagggtcatcaCCCCTCTTTTCTGGATGATAattcttctcctcgctttcccttatactggctggaggcctccccttgtgagaaatatggtctggatgacctgGATGAAGTAGAGGCTGccgttgtggggttcctccgagaagtgtgggggagggccccatatttgGATACTAAAAAGTTTCTCCAAGGGTCTCCGGCCTTTATCCAATCACAGCTAGGTAGTTTTCTCTTGTCTGTTAGATTCCCGACTTGTTAACTGATCATTCcgacttgtttgattctttagctattgttttctttttcagaaatggcAAAGACAAATGCTCAAGAATCTTTCCAGAGGGTCCAGGAGGCTAAAGCTAAGTCTCGCGCTCGGGCTGGTGGTGCCagggttatctctcctcctcctcctcctcgaaaCGTTGGGACTCTTTCCAATCCCATggtgatttcttcttcagctccCTCTCAGCCGCCCCCCGTCGTCCGACCTTCCCCTGATCCTAAGAAGCacaagaccttagagtctggtTCTTCTGGtgaggttaaggcggatgctcttgcgtTCGTCCGAAAGAATATCTATCCTCATGCTCGTATAGGCATGGATGATATGTCTGTTCGGAGCCACCTTACCACTATGATCGAGGAGAGTCTCAAAGCGGCGGGGGTCTGTGGCAAGCtcttggatatttttgagaaggctcctctcagctctttagggatAACCTCGAGGGTCAAGgagctggaaggaaggcttcGTGCATATCAAGAGCATGAGGGAGAGTTGAGGAAGGAAATTGCCAAGCTGAGGGAGGAAAGAGATACCCTCCGGGAGAAAGGGAAGGTTTTGcaggcccaatgcaacatggagatgGATCTGAGGAAAACAGCACAGGCCAGCTATCAAAGCTTATTCaaagatcttgtgtctgtgaagacT
This genomic window contains:
- the LOC112791701 gene encoding E3 ubiquitin-protein ligase WAVH1, which codes for MVTGWRKTFCTSMPKANALTHKHDPNLTFYSNPSTPNSDSYSPKLECRTTCSLPNSPSQLQLTNNTTVTLTPSTFSYLLKSTLRLSKNRCGICTQGVKAGQGTAIFTAECSHTFHFPCIAAHVRMRQLLTCPVCSATWKQLTVADKNTPPHHNQHAKTTPSVKLYNDDEPLASPTSVSAFVPIPESGEENEDEENQVSTHFPGFHVSPSSPLKTRRTVEVCLSPEAAIVASNRSYDTYVAVLKVKAPACDSAAPRQPIDLVAVIDVGGVSSAEDLRALKRAMRVVISSLGSTDRLSVVAFSGGSKRLFPLRRMAGKGQRAARRVVDALAAVERSRGRAPARNDALKKAAKVLEDRREKNPVGKIVLISNDSEDRPLSVTSFSHLEIADRNCACWQDSALAQRVGNVLNLAAQDLKLELRVSSRSSPTEIAAVYSVSAGVLVLSPDSVVIGDLHAEEERELVVEFRVPAGTIARGTYHHIISVRCSHRDPFTQELVHSKERAVSVPRPHAVGSSDTTIERLRSLHISSRAVADSRQLSAKNDLAGAVRLLSSARDLLIQPSRDSNCAKDNEFLQWLEAEQSQLKRQIQSQKSCANNCLEEKLEPFTPMSAWRAAERLAKLAKMRKSMNRVSDLHGFENARF